Proteins encoded in a region of the Falco biarmicus isolate bFalBia1 chromosome W, bFalBia1.pri, whole genome shotgun sequence genome:
- the MAPK4 gene encoding mitogen-activated protein kinase 4 isoform X3, whose protein sequence is MWAAGCILAEMLTGRMLFAGGHELEQMQLILETIPVIHEEDKEELLKVMPTFINSTWEVRKPLCKLLPEVDSEAIDFLEKILTFNPMDRLTAEMGLQHPYMSPYSCPEDEPVSQHPFRIEDEIDDILLMEANQSQMSNWDRYHVSLSSDLEWRHDRYHDMDEVQRDPRAGSESIAEEAQVDPRKYSQSSSERFLELSHSSMDRVFDADCGKSCDYKVGSPSYLDKLLWKDNKPHHYSEPKLILDLSHWKRATIAPAAELSLEEEPSNLFLEIAQWVKSTQVGLECPNPLPVIQEQSLQSSHHLHKEPTEVISDTDPEFDLDVFISRALKLCTKPEDLPDNKLNDINGACISEHPDEIVQTEVYQKERW, encoded by the exons GGGGTCATGAGCTGGAACAGATGCAGCTTATTCTGGAGACAATCCCTGTTATCCATGAGGAAGACAAAGAGGAGCTGCTCAAAGTGATGCCCACGTTCATCAACAGCACTTGGGAAGTGAGGAAGCCGCTGTGCAAGCTGCTCCCTGAAGTGGACAGCGAAG CTATTGattttctggagaaaatactgacatttaaCCCTATGGATCGATTAACAGCTGAGATGGGTCTGCAGCATCCTTACATGAGTCCGTATTCCTGCCCTGAGGATGAACCAGTGTCTCAGCATCCATTCCGCATTGAGGATGAGATTGATGATATTTTACTGATGGAAGCCAACCAGAGCCAGATGTCTAACTGGGACAG GTATCACGTAAGCCTCTCCTCTGATTTGGAATGGAGACATGATAGGTATCATGACATGGATGAGGTTCAGCGGGACCCCCGGGCAGGGTCTGAATCCATCGCTGAAGAAGCACAAGTTGATCCACGGAAGTACTCACAAAGCAGTTCGGAGAGATTTTTGGAGTTATCCCACTCATCCATGGATCGAGTATTTGATGCAGATTGTGGGAAATCATGTGATTACAAAGTGGGGTCACCTTCCTACTTGGACAAATTGCTGTGGAAAGACAATAAGCCCCATCATTACTCAGAGCCCAAGCTGATTTTAGATTTATCCCACTGGAAAAGAGCAACCATAGCACCCGCAGCTGAGCTATCGCTGGAAGAAGAACCATCCAACCTCTTTCTGGAGATTGCTCAGTGGGTAAAGAGCACGCAGGTGGGTCTTGAGTGTCCCAATCCTCTTCCAGTGATTCAGGAACAGAGCCTGCAGTCTTCTCACCATCTCCACAAAGAACCCACGGAGGTGATCAGTGACACAGACCCTGAGTTTGACTTGGATGTCTTCATCTCCAGGGCACTGAAACTTTGCACAAAACCCGAGGATCTTCCAGACAACAAGCTCAATGACATCAATGGGGCCTGCATATCTGAGCATCCTGATGAGATTGTACAAACAGAAGTGTACCAGAAGGAGCGATGGTGA